A window of Caldicoprobacter guelmensis genomic DNA:
TATCTGAAAATATAGACTGGTCTACAAAAAATGCGGTGTTTAGCGTTCCTATGCCCTTTGTGGTAGTGGAGCTGGATGGAACTATAAACTGGTATAACCCTAGGTTTGGACAGTTGTTTGAAGGGGAAAGCTTGTTTGGCAAAAATATAAAGAATTATATCCCCAAGCTTGACCTTTATGCTTTGATTAAAAATAAAGAAGGGGATAGCGTACAAATAGAGCTAAAGGGTAGGAAGTACCGCTTGTTTTGTACGCCATTAGGCATTAATGGTTACAAAGAGAGCCGTAAAATTATCGTTTTTATGTATTTGCAGGATGTAACTGAAGAGGCCTTGCTGAAGGAAAAGTATCATGATGAACGGCTAGTGGTCATGCTGGTGCAGATTGACAATTATGATGAGGTGATGAGCAACACCGATGAGGCAAAGCGGCCGGTGGTACTTGCTGAAATTGAGGCTACTTTGAGTCAATGGGCTATTTCCCTCAATGCTGGCTGGAAAAAATTTGACCGTGATAAATTTGTGGTTTTTGCTGAAGCTAAGGCGCTCAAGGCATTGGAAGAGAATAAGTTTCCAATACTTGATGCCGTTAGGGCTATCAGTGCAGGCAACAGGATTCCTATAACGTTGAGCATAGGGGTGGGAGCAGATGGCAAAACCCCTCTGGAGCTTAGCCATTATGCGCAGGTTGCCCTTGATCTGGCGTTGGGGCGTGGAGGCGACCAGGTGGTAGTAAAGCGGGGAACTAGGCTGTTTTTTTATGGAGGCAAGACCAAAGAGGTCGAGAAGCGAACCAAGGTTAAATCCAGAGTAATTGCCAATGCTCTCAAGGAGCTGATATTGCAGTCATGGGGAGTTTTTATCATGGGACACGAGGCTGCCGACCTGGACTGTTTAGGTGCAGCTTTGGGTATTTACCGATGTACTCGCCAGGTAGGTAAACCGGCTTATATAGTGATGAGCCGAGCTAATCCTTCCATAAAACCTTTAATGAGTAGGCTCTTGGAAGATGAAGAATACCGCAATTCTTTCATAACAGCTGATGAGGCTTTGCTCAAAGCGGATCGCCAGGCGGTGTTAGTGGTGGTAGATGTACATCGTCCAGCTTTTGTGGAGGAGCCACGGCTTTTAACTGTCGTAGACAAGGTGGTGGTAATAGATCATCATAGAAGGAGTGCCGAGGCAATAGAAAACGCCACTTTGATGTATTTAGAACCCTATGCCTCTTCTACCAGTGAATTGGTTACCGAGATAGTACAGTATTTCGACGAGAAAGTAGAGCTTAAGCCCATAGAGGCTGATGCCTTGCTTGCTGGAATTACGGTGGACACCAAAAATTTTATATTTAAAACTGGCGTGCGTACCTTTGAAGCTGCTTCTTACCTCAGGCGGGCTGGTGCTGACCCTGCAGCAGTGCGCCATTTGTTCCAAGATGACCTTGAGACTTTTTTGAGCCGTGCTGAAGTGGTTAAAAATGCTCAGGTAATTGCTCCTGGTGTGGCTCTGGCGTATTGCCCGCCCAATATCAAAAACGGTTCGTTGATTGCTGCTCAGGCTGCCGATAGCCTGCTTACCATAAAGGGTATACACACATCCTTTGTGCTGTATCCCAGCGGTGATGGTGTCATGATAAGTGGTAGGTCTTTGGGGAATATAAATGTTCAGATGGTGTTGGAAAGACTGGGAGGGGGAGGGCATTTGACGGTTGCAGGAGCGCAGCTGGGCAGTATAAGCCTTGAGGAGGCTCGCCAGAAAGTTATTAAAGCGCTTAAAGATTATTTAGAGGAGGGAAAATGACTTATGAAGGTGATTTTGCTTCAGGATGTGAAAGGACAAGGAAAACAGGGCGACGTGGTGAATGTGAGCGATGGGTATGCTAGAAACTATCTTTTTCCAAGGGGATTGGCTATAGAGGCTACCGAGCACAATTTAAAGGCGCTTAAAGAAAAGAAGCAAGCAGAGGCTAGACGAAAAGAGCATGAGCTGGCGGAAGCACAAAAGCTGGCCAATGCCCTTTCGGGTTTGACGGTGGTGATAAAGGCACGTAGCGGTAGCGAAGGCAGGCTGTTTGGGTCGGTGACCAACAAGGAGATTGCAGAAGAGCTCAAAAGGCAACACAACGTGGATATCGATAAGAAGAAAATCGTATTGCTTGAACCTATAAAGAGTACAGGAAACTATGTGGTGACGGTAAAGGTATATCCGGAAGTTACAGCTACGCTGACGGTAAAAGTTGAGGCGGAATGACCTGAAGGAAAAGGGGAATTGTCATGGCTGAGTTGCTCCACCGTATACCTCCTCACAATCTGGAAGCCGAGCAATCGGTACTGGGGTCAATGCTGATTGATGCTGAAGCCGTTTCAGTGGCAGCAGGGTCTTTGAAAGCAGAGGATTTTTATTCTGAAGCCCATAAAGAAATATTTGAGGCCATGCTTAATCTGTATGACCGTGGTGAACCTGTGGATTTAGTTACTGTTGTGGAAGAATTAAGGCAGAGGGGTACATTGGAAGGGGTTGGGGGCGCTGCGTATATATCTGACCTTTCTGTGGCTGTCCCTAGTACAGCCAATTTGAAATACTACATACAGATAGTGGGAGAAAAGTCGATACTGCGCCAGCTTATCGCGGCGTCAAACGAGATTATAAAGGACAGCTATGAGGCGCAGGAAGAGCTGGACATCATATTGGACAGGGCAGAAAAGAGGATATTTGAAATATCACAGCGCCAGACCACAAATTACTTTGAGCCCATAAAAACCATTCTCCTTGAGACTTATGCAAAGATTGAGGAGCTTTCTAAGAAAAAGGGTGGAGTAATAGGTTTGCCTACGGGTTTCCATGAGTTTGACCAGAAAACTTCGGGACTTCATCCCTCTGACTTGATATTGGTGGCCGCCAGACCCTCAATGGGTAAAACCAGCTTTGTGCTCAATATTGCGCAGTATGTAGCTTTACGCCAAAAAGTGCCGGTTGCCATATTCAGCCTGGAGATGTCCAAAGAACAGCTGGTGCAGCGCATGTTGAGTTCAGAGGCCAATGTAGAACTGCAGAAGATTCGTACAGGGAATTTAAGTGAAGAAGATTGGTTAAAGCTGGTGAGGGCTGCTGGCCCGCTGTCACAGGCTCCCATATACATAGACGATACGGGTGGGCTTTCGGTCATGGAGATACGCTCCAAGGCCCGCAGGCTTAAGATGGAGAAGGGCTTGGGATTGCTGGTCATTGACTATTTGCAGCTCATGTCAGGCAGGGGAAGAGCAGAAAACCGCCAGCAGGAGATATCGGAGATTTCCCGTTCGCTGAAAGCCTTGGCCAGAGAGTTGAAAGTTCCCGTTATTGCGCTGTCGCAGCTCAGCCGTGCTCCAGAAGCTAGGACTCAGCACCGCCCCATGTTAAGTGACCTGCGCGAATCGGGAGCAATTGAACAGGATGCTGACTTGGTTGTATTTATATACAGGGACGAGTATTACAACCCCGATACTGATAAGAAGAATATAGCCGAGATAATAATTGCCAAACAGCGAAACGGTCCTACGGGCACTGTTGAACTGGTATGGTTGGGACAATACACCAAATTTGCAAACTACGAAAAAAGCCGTCAGGAAGAATACTGACGGCTTTTTATGACTAAAAATTACCTTTTCTTTTTGTTTTTACTTATGAATTCACACAGTTCTTTAACTGATATAAATTCGTTTTCGTCGGCTATTATGTAGTAATATTTTTTATTGTCTTTTTCTGAATTTTTATTGTTAATACAAGTATAAGGGTTTCGTATATCAGACCGACCTAATAAATAGTCTACTGTTACATTAAAGGTATCTGCAATTTTTTGCAAGGTAAATGAATCGGGATCGCGCCTCCCCTGTTCGTACATTCCAATTGCTGATGTACTAAGTCCAAGGATTTTTCCCAATTCTGTTTGCGTCATTTTATGTTCTTTTCTTAATTCTTTTAATCTTTTTGAAAACATCTTAACCCCCTCTTCGTTTATATTTTACACAAAATAAAGGCAATTATATTACACTTTTAGTGTTATAATGAGAATTTGTAAAAAATTTAAATTGGATCTGTTAAAATAAATTAAAATTAAACAAATCCACTTATTTTCGTGGTTGCTTATAACACGAAATGTGTGATAACATATAAGAAAGTCATACTATGGACAGAGAGTGAATAGATTTAACATTAGAAAAACGATATAGGAATGATTTAATTAGATTAGCAGGCTATTTAGTAATTCAAACTTTAATAAATGTAGGTTCTTATTTAAATGTCATGTTTGTTTCACGGTTAGTTTTAAAATGTATTTGCAAAATTACAAAGCCTTATATTTTTACTAGGCGGGAATCCCTTTGTTATTTGTGTATGGTAAATATTAGAGGGATCTCCGCCCTAGGTCATATACAATCTTTTGAAAAAAGCTAAAAAGGAGGAGGTAAAATGAAAATTAGAAAGACAATTGCATTAGTGTTGGTTTCTCTGTTTGTTATCATTCTTTCCATCAGTGGATGTAAAGCAGGGACAACTTCTAAAGAACAGGAAAACACTCCTGAAGAAAATGTTGGAAAAGAAGTACAATCAGAAGATACACAGAAGAAAACAGAAAACGCCGGGGAGGAAAAAATAGAGGGTTTTAAAGAAGCCCCAATGCTAGCTCAATTAGTAAAGGAAGGAAAATTGCCACCCGTAAAAGAGAGATTGCCTGAGGAACCGTTAGTTTATGTGGAGGGCACGGAAGTACCTGTTGACAATTTGCCTAAACTTGAAATAGGCAAGTATGGCGGAACATTAAGGATAGTTAACCCTGGCAGTCCAGGTGGTGGAGAATGGTGGGCTATTTCACGTGAACCGTTATTGAATCAGCCTGGCTTTGGTACTCCAGGAGAAAAACCCGTAGGTAATGTTTTAAAGGACTTTGATATGTCTGAAGATGGAAAAGTTTTCACTTTTTATATGAGAAAAGGGCTAAAATGGTCGGATGGTCATCCGGTGACGACAGAAGATGTTCGTTTTGCGTACGAAGACGTTCTGTTAAATGAAGAACTTACTCCAGTTTTTCCTACCTGGCTTGCAAATCCAGATGGTACACCCTGTGAATTGGAGATAGTAGATGAGTATACGTTCCGTATTAAATTTAAGGAACCATACGCATTGTTTCCCTACACTTTAAGTCTTCATTGGCAGACATGGGATTCTGGGCCTCTGCTCCAACCTAGCCATTATATGAAAAAGTTTCACATTAAATATACTCCATTAGAAGAATTAAAGCCTTTATTGGAGGAGAATGGTCTAGGAGAAAACGAATGGTATAGGTTATATAGCCTCTATTCCTGGGGAGGAGGGGCATTAGAGAAAACTCGAATTGGATGCCCGACTTTGGCTCCTTATATGTTGGTAGATATGCCGAGTGCTCAAGTGGCAATACTGAGGCGGAATCCCTATTACTGGAAGGTGGATGCTGCAGGAAACCAGTTGCCATATATAGATGAGATTAGGGCGGATACGGTTACTACGGTGGATATGCTTCCTATGAAGATAATGGGAGGAGAAGTTGATTTAGCGCGCCAGGCGGTATCCATAACCGAGGTAGCTCTATATAAAGAGAATGAGAAGAAAGGCGGTTATAGGGTAATACCTCTAAAATTCCATTGCCCCATTCCGATTACGTTTAACTATAGCAATCCGGATCCCGTATGGCGTGAGATAGTGTGGGATACGAGATTTCGACAGGCTTTGAACTTAGCCATCAATCGCGAGGAAATAATAGACGCAGTTTATCACGGCTTTGCCTCTCCATCAAAAATAACGCCCAGCGAGTATGATCCTGAAAAAGCAAATCAATTACTAGACAGCATGGGATTGGATAAGAGAGATTCTGAAGGCTGGCGGTTAAGACCCGATGGAAAAAGGATGGAACTTTTAATAGAAACAAGCGCTCCAGCTACCGACTTCATACCGATGATTGAGTTACTGGTTGAATACTGGAAAAATATAGGCATATATACGACGATGAAGCAAGTAGAGTCTTCACTGTTGAGTTCGCGTGTACAGGCGAATGAAACTCAAGTCATTGTTTCGAGCTGGTTTGATTTGCCTGTGGCGCAGGGTAATCCTTACATGTTAGAGTGGGTATTTCTAAATGATCGTTATAAGGTTTCAGACGGTTTCCATAAATGGTATACCAGATTCGGCAAAGAGGGAATAGAGCCGCCTGATTCACTTAAGCCTGTATTTGAACTTTACCGGAAAATACGAGCAAGTGAAAGCTTTGAAGAAATAGGAACTTATATGGACGAGTGGGAAAAGGCAATGCACGATTCTCTCTTCCTGATTGTACCTGTTGAAGACGTTATGATTCCTTTAATTGTTTCCAATAGGATAAAGAATGTTCCGGAGAAGGGATATCAAATTATGGCCAATTTTGCTGGCGAGGTACTTTTCTATGGTGAATAGTCACAACTCCCCTGGATGGTGGTCATCCCACCATCCAGGGGAAAAGAAAGGAGACTGGATATGGCTGGTTATGTGATTCGCAGATTTTTATCTTTGATCCCATTGCTGTTTATCCTTTCCATTATCGTCTTTATTATAATCGAACTTCCCCCAGGAGATTTCTTAACGGTCTACATAGAACAGTTAAAGAGTTCTGGAGTTTTAATCAGCGAGGAGGAAGTTGCCAGATTAGTTAAACAATACGCTTTGGATAAACCGCTGCATATCCGGTATGTTACCTGGATTAAAAATATAATTTTACACGGGGATTTTGGCCGTTCTTTCCGGTGGAATAGGCCAGTTGTTGAACTCATTAAAGAGAGAGTGGCTTTAAGTGTTGTGATTTCATTGTTTTCGATTGTGTTTGTATGGATTATAGGCGTTTCTATTGGAATTTATTCAGCCGTTAAACAGTATTCGATATTTGACTATATCTTCACATTTATAGGCTTTATTGGCGTTTCGATACCTGGCTTTCTGTTGGCTTTATTGGTTATTTGGTTTGCGTATACCAAATTTGACATATACATTAGCGGCCTTTTCTCTCAGCAGTTTGTGGATGCTCCTTGGAGTTTAGCTAAGATTTTGGATATGCTAAAACACATATGGGTGCCAGTGGTAATTATTGCAGTTTCGGGGATAGCGGGGAATATCCGCACTATGAGAGCGAACTTGCTGGATGAATTGAGAAAACAATATGTAACCGTTGCCAGGGCCAAAGGTTTGTCGGAGACGAGATTATTGATTAAATATCCTATTCGCATAGCTGTGAATCCAATGATTAGCACTATTGGCTGGACATTGCCGGCCATCTTTTCTGGTGAATCTTTAGCATCTATAATTCTGAATCTGCCAACTATAGGTCCTTTGCTCATGCAAGCGCTTTTGGCTCAGGATATGTATCTTGCAGGAAGCCTAATTTTGATAATGGGAGCCCTCACTTTGGTAGGTACTTTGATTTCTGATATTTTATTGGCCTGGGCTGACCCTCGAATCAGATATGGGAATACAGGGGGGAAATAATGATGCAATCATTTACTAAACTCGCTAGAAGAAAAAAAGAAGAAATTAAAAAAGATGAGAAGTTATTTTTGGCCTCGCAATGGCAATTGATGTGGTGGAAATTTAAACGACACAAATTGGCCATAGTAAGCATGTGTATTTTGGCTTTCCTTTATATCATTGTCCTCTTTTGTGAGTTTATAGCGCCCTACGATCCATGGGAGCGGTTTGAAGATTATAAGAATGCGCCTCCTCAACTGGTACGTTTTTATTCTAAAGAAGAAGGGTTCCGAGGACCATTTGTATATGGGATGAAGCAAGAAATGGACATGGAGACTTTTCGCAAGGTTTTTGTTGAAGATAAAAGTAAAAAGTATGGTATTCGGTTGTTTGTCAGGGGGAGTAAATACAAATTGTGGGGTTTATTTGAAAGTGACTTGCATTTATTTGGGTCTGAAGATGGTCCGGTCTTTCTGTTTGGGACCGACGAATTAGGCAGAGATTTGTTTTCAAGGGTTATATATGGGGCGAGAATATCGTTAACTATTGGCTTGGTGGGGGTCTTTTTAAGCTTTATTTTGGGAACGCTGCTTGGAGGGATTTCGGGATATTTCGGAGGAACTATTGATGAGGTTATTCAACGCACTATAGACTTCCTCGTGTCTATCCCAACTATTCCATTATGGATGGCATTATCAGCAGCCATTCCACAAAATTGGTCAGTTATAAGAACCTATTTTGCTATTACTATAATACTTTCTCTCGTAGGCTGGGGTGGTCTGGCAAGAGTGGTACGTGGCAGGTTGCTGAGTTTGAGAGAAGAGGATTTCATTTTAGCAGCAAGGTTAATTGGTGCTAGTGAATGGAGGATAATAACCAGGCACATGTTGCCGTCTTTTGCCAGTCATTTGATAGCCTCTATTACTCTTTCTATACCTGGCATGATACTTGGGGAGACATCTTTAAGCTTCATAGGGTTGGGATTGAGACCGCCGGCCATTAGCTGGGGCGTACTGCTTCAGGATGCACAGCAGGTAATTGCCGTGGCTCATTATCCTTGGAGGCTTATTCCTGCGTTTTTCATAATAGTAACTGTCCTTTCTTTTAACTTTTTAGGTGATGGTTTGCGAGATGCAGCAGATCCTTATTCAAGATAAGGAGGATAATCCCATGGGAGATAATGTTTTGTTAGAAGTTAAAAATCTTAGAACTTACTTTTTTCTTGACGAGGGTGTAGTTAAAGCTGTAGATGGGGTTAATTTTAAGATAGAAAAAGGCAAAACTTTTGGAGTGGTAGGTGAATCTGGATGTGGTAAGAGCATAACTGCTCAATCTATTTTAAGGATTCTTCCTCCACGGGGAGAAATCGTTGAAGGCGAAATTACACTTTACAGAGAAGATGGCTCTGTAGATTTGGTTAAACTTAATCCTAAAGGCCAAGAAATTAGGGATATAAGGGGTAAAGAGATTGCAATGGTATTTCAGGAACCAATGACTGCCCTTGCTCCTGTATATACCATAGGCGATCAGATAATAGAAGCCATCCTATTACATCAAAATGTTACAAAAGAGCAGGCGAGAAAAATAGCGATAGATTTGTTGGGAAGAGTAGGGATACCAAAACCAGAAGAAAGGGTAGATGCATATCCTTTTGAACTTTCAGGCGGAATGCGTCAGCGGGCAATGATAGCTATGGCTATATCCAGCAATCCAAGCCTCTTAATAGCAGATGAACCAACAACGGCTCTGGATGTTACTATACAAGCACAAATTTTAGACCTTATAAAGAATCTACAAAAAGAAATGGGAATGGCGACAATGTTGATTACCCATAATATGGGAGTAATAGCTGAAATGGCAGATGATGTAGCGGTCATGTATTTGGGAAAGATAGTTGAGAGCGGGCCGTTAAATGAGATTTTTTATAATCCAAAACATCCATACACTGTGGCATTGTTGAAATCCATACCTAAAGTAGGAGAGAAAGTTAAAGGGAGATTGGAGTCCATAGAGGGTATGGTGCCAGATCCCTATAATTTGCCTACGGGATGTAGATTTCATCCAAGGTGTCCCTCATATATGAAGGGCAAATGTGATAAAGTGGAACCGCCAGAGATAGAGATAACCCCAGGACATAAGGTCAGTTGCTTTTTATACGGAGGTAGATGAAAATGGGTGGCAATGTATTACTGGAGGTAAAAAGTTTAAAGAAATATTTTCCTATTCAAAAAGGGTTTTGGAGGAAGAAGGTAGGAGAGGTAAAAGCAGTAGACGATATAAGTTTTTATATAAAAGAAGGAGAGACTTTAGGATTGGTTGGCGAATCTGGTAGTGGCAAGACTACTACAGGAAGAGCTATTCTCAGAGCGATAGAGCCGACGGAAGGCGAAATTTTGTTTAACATAAACGGTAATTTAATAAATATACTACAATTAAATAGAAAAGAACTGAAACAAACAAGAAAACATATGCAGATGATATTTCAGGATCCATATTCTTCATTGAACCCAAGAATGACAGTAAGGGATATAATAGGTGAACCATTGTTGGTAAATGGAGTAGCAAGAGGTAAAGAATTAGAAGACAGAGTTGCGGAATTGATGAAGGCAGTAGGATTGAGACCAGAATATATGATAAGGTATCCTCACGCTTTTAGTGGTGGGCAACGCCAGCGTATAGGGATAGCAAGGGCATTGGCTTTAAATCCGAGATTGATAGTATGTGATGAACCGGTATCAGCATTGGATGTGTCTATTCAAGCCCAGACGTTAAATCTTTTGCAGGATTTACAAGAAAAATTCCATCTCACATATTTATTTATCTCCCATGATTTGGGGGTGGTAGAACATATAAGCGATAGAGTGGCTGTAATGTATACGGGAAAGATAGTGGAAATTGCAGAAACGGAAGAACTATTTGAGAATCCAAAGCATCCATATACC
This region includes:
- a CDS encoding DHH family phosphoesterase; the protein is MKKPTVKGLNVPENPIYLAVILVLSLVVWHFSWEIGLAALFLFACLVYYNWKITRRRRIEWTRYLENLSENIDWSTKNAVFSVPMPFVVVELDGTINWYNPRFGQLFEGESLFGKNIKNYIPKLDLYALIKNKEGDSVQIELKGRKYRLFCTPLGINGYKESRKIIVFMYLQDVTEEALLKEKYHDERLVVMLVQIDNYDEVMSNTDEAKRPVVLAEIEATLSQWAISLNAGWKKFDRDKFVVFAEAKALKALEENKFPILDAVRAISAGNRIPITLSIGVGADGKTPLELSHYAQVALDLALGRGGDQVVVKRGTRLFFYGGKTKEVEKRTKVKSRVIANALKELILQSWGVFIMGHEAADLDCLGAALGIYRCTRQVGKPAYIVMSRANPSIKPLMSRLLEDEEYRNSFITADEALLKADRQAVLVVVDVHRPAFVEEPRLLTVVDKVVVIDHHRRSAEAIENATLMYLEPYASSTSELVTEIVQYFDEKVELKPIEADALLAGITVDTKNFIFKTGVRTFEAASYLRRAGADPAAVRHLFQDDLETFLSRAEVVKNAQVIAPGVALAYCPPNIKNGSLIAAQAADSLLTIKGIHTSFVLYPSGDGVMISGRSLGNINVQMVLERLGGGGHLTVAGAQLGSISLEEARQKVIKALKDYLEEGK
- the rplI gene encoding 50S ribosomal protein L9, which encodes MKVILLQDVKGQGKQGDVVNVSDGYARNYLFPRGLAIEATEHNLKALKEKKQAEARRKEHELAEAQKLANALSGLTVVIKARSGSEGRLFGSVTNKEIAEELKRQHNVDIDKKKIVLLEPIKSTGNYVVTVKVYPEVTATLTVKVEAE
- the dnaB gene encoding replicative DNA helicase, which gives rise to MAELLHRIPPHNLEAEQSVLGSMLIDAEAVSVAAGSLKAEDFYSEAHKEIFEAMLNLYDRGEPVDLVTVVEELRQRGTLEGVGGAAYISDLSVAVPSTANLKYYIQIVGEKSILRQLIAASNEIIKDSYEAQEELDIILDRAEKRIFEISQRQTTNYFEPIKTILLETYAKIEELSKKKGGVIGLPTGFHEFDQKTSGLHPSDLILVAARPSMGKTSFVLNIAQYVALRQKVPVAIFSLEMSKEQLVQRMLSSEANVELQKIRTGNLSEEDWLKLVRAAGPLSQAPIYIDDTGGLSVMEIRSKARRLKMEKGLGLLVIDYLQLMSGRGRAENRQQEISEISRSLKALARELKVPVIALSQLSRAPEARTQHRPMLSDLRESGAIEQDADLVVFIYRDEYYNPDTDKKNIAEIIIAKQRNGPTGTVELVWLGQYTKFANYEKSRQEEY
- a CDS encoding helix-turn-helix domain-containing protein, whose amino-acid sequence is MFSKRLKELRKEHKMTQTELGKILGLSTSAIGMYEQGRRDPDSFTLQKIADTFNVTVDYLLGRSDIRNPYTCINNKNSEKDNKKYYYIIADENEFISVKELCEFISKNKKKR
- a CDS encoding ABC transporter substrate-binding protein is translated as MKIRKTIALVLVSLFVIILSISGCKAGTTSKEQENTPEENVGKEVQSEDTQKKTENAGEEKIEGFKEAPMLAQLVKEGKLPPVKERLPEEPLVYVEGTEVPVDNLPKLEIGKYGGTLRIVNPGSPGGGEWWAISREPLLNQPGFGTPGEKPVGNVLKDFDMSEDGKVFTFYMRKGLKWSDGHPVTTEDVRFAYEDVLLNEELTPVFPTWLANPDGTPCELEIVDEYTFRIKFKEPYALFPYTLSLHWQTWDSGPLLQPSHYMKKFHIKYTPLEELKPLLEENGLGENEWYRLYSLYSWGGGALEKTRIGCPTLAPYMLVDMPSAQVAILRRNPYYWKVDAAGNQLPYIDEIRADTVTTVDMLPMKIMGGEVDLARQAVSITEVALYKENEKKGGYRVIPLKFHCPIPITFNYSNPDPVWREIVWDTRFRQALNLAINREEIIDAVYHGFASPSKITPSEYDPEKANQLLDSMGLDKRDSEGWRLRPDGKRMELLIETSAPATDFIPMIELLVEYWKNIGIYTTMKQVESSLLSSRVQANETQVIVSSWFDLPVAQGNPYMLEWVFLNDRYKVSDGFHKWYTRFGKEGIEPPDSLKPVFELYRKIRASESFEEIGTYMDEWEKAMHDSLFLIVPVEDVMIPLIVSNRIKNVPEKGYQIMANFAGEVLFYGE
- a CDS encoding ABC transporter permease, translated to MAGYVIRRFLSLIPLLFILSIIVFIIIELPPGDFLTVYIEQLKSSGVLISEEEVARLVKQYALDKPLHIRYVTWIKNIILHGDFGRSFRWNRPVVELIKERVALSVVISLFSIVFVWIIGVSIGIYSAVKQYSIFDYIFTFIGFIGVSIPGFLLALLVIWFAYTKFDIYISGLFSQQFVDAPWSLAKILDMLKHIWVPVVIIAVSGIAGNIRTMRANLLDELRKQYVTVARAKGLSETRLLIKYPIRIAVNPMISTIGWTLPAIFSGESLASIILNLPTIGPLLMQALLAQDMYLAGSLILIMGALTLVGTLISDILLAWADPRIRYGNTGGK
- a CDS encoding ABC transporter permease, which produces MMQSFTKLARRKKEEIKKDEKLFLASQWQLMWWKFKRHKLAIVSMCILAFLYIIVLFCEFIAPYDPWERFEDYKNAPPQLVRFYSKEEGFRGPFVYGMKQEMDMETFRKVFVEDKSKKYGIRLFVRGSKYKLWGLFESDLHLFGSEDGPVFLFGTDELGRDLFSRVIYGARISLTIGLVGVFLSFILGTLLGGISGYFGGTIDEVIQRTIDFLVSIPTIPLWMALSAAIPQNWSVIRTYFAITIILSLVGWGGLARVVRGRLLSLREEDFILAARLIGASEWRIITRHMLPSFASHLIASITLSIPGMILGETSLSFIGLGLRPPAISWGVLLQDAQQVIAVAHYPWRLIPAFFIIVTVLSFNFLGDGLRDAADPYSR
- a CDS encoding ABC transporter ATP-binding protein translates to MGDNVLLEVKNLRTYFFLDEGVVKAVDGVNFKIEKGKTFGVVGESGCGKSITAQSILRILPPRGEIVEGEITLYREDGSVDLVKLNPKGQEIRDIRGKEIAMVFQEPMTALAPVYTIGDQIIEAILLHQNVTKEQARKIAIDLLGRVGIPKPEERVDAYPFELSGGMRQRAMIAMAISSNPSLLIADEPTTALDVTIQAQILDLIKNLQKEMGMATMLITHNMGVIAEMADDVAVMYLGKIVESGPLNEIFYNPKHPYTVALLKSIPKVGEKVKGRLESIEGMVPDPYNLPTGCRFHPRCPSYMKGKCDKVEPPEIEITPGHKVSCFLYGGR
- a CDS encoding ABC transporter ATP-binding protein produces the protein MGGNVLLEVKSLKKYFPIQKGFWRKKVGEVKAVDDISFYIKEGETLGLVGESGSGKTTTGRAILRAIEPTEGEILFNINGNLINILQLNRKELKQTRKHMQMIFQDPYSSLNPRMTVRDIIGEPLLVNGVARGKELEDRVAELMKAVGLRPEYMIRYPHAFSGGQRQRIGIARALALNPRLIVCDEPVSALDVSIQAQTLNLLQDLQEKFHLTYLFISHDLGVVEHISDRVAVMYTGKIVEIAETEELFENPKHPYTEALLAAVPKPDPKYRETKKLLFGEVADPSNPPSGCYFHPRCPYAKDICKQEYPSLINIGKNGKEHFVSCHFADKLSLAGIE